One Setaria viridis chromosome 7, Setaria_viridis_v4.0, whole genome shotgun sequence genomic region harbors:
- the LOC117865578 gene encoding nicotinate phosphoribosyltransferase 2 — protein MAATSAPPASAHANGNGTHAGMAAQVGAPTNPMATALLTDQYQFSMAYAYWKAGKHADRAVFDLYFRKNPFGGEFTVFAGLEECIKFIANFKFTEDDVSFLQSVMPMCEGAFFDYLREVDCSDVEVYSIPEGSVVFPKVPLMRVEGPVAVVQLLETPFINLINYASLVTTNAARHRHVAGKSKVLLEFGLRRAQGPDGAISASKYCFMGGFDATSNVLAGNLFGIPLRGTHSHAFVSSYMSLDEIPDKALRSKDGSRVCQDFVSLVQEWLQKIQVADSLGGVFGYTNPSELAAFASYALAFPSNFLALVDTYDVMRSGIPNFCAVALALHDLGYKASGIRLDSGDLAYLSIEARKVFRAVEKEFNVPGFGKMVITASNDLNEETIDALNKQGHEVDAFGIGTYLVTCYSQAALGCVFKLVEINSKPRIKLSEDVAKVSIPCKKRCFRLYGKEGYPLVDIMIRESEPSPKAGERILCRHPFIESKRAYVVPQHVEELLQCYWPGRSDKPRAELPSLDKIRSRCMQQLEKLRPDHIRRLNPTPYKVSVSAKLYDFIHCLWLNEAPVGELQ, from the exons ATGGCGGCCACGTCGGCGCCGCCCGCGAGCGCCCACGCCAACGGGAACGGCACCCACGCGGGGATGGCGGCGCAGGTGGGGGCGCCCACCAACCCCATGGCCACGGCGCTGCTCACCGATCAGTACCAGTTCTCCATGGCCTACGCGTACTGGAAGGCCGGGAAGCACGCCGACCGAGCCGT CTTTGACCTGTACTTTAGGAAAAATCCATTTGGTGGGGAGTTCACAGTATTTGCTGGCCTAGAGGAGTGCATTAAGTTTATTGCAAATTTTAAGTTCACGGAAGATGACGTTTCTTTCCTGCAATCAGTCATGCCAATGTGTGAG GGTGCATTCTTCGATTATCTTAGGGAAGTTGACTGCTCTGATGTAGAGGTGTACTCCATTCCTGAGGGCTCAGTAGTCTTTCCAAAAGTGCCCTTGATGAGAGTTGAGGGTCCAGTTGCT GTGGTTCAACTTCTTGAAACTCCATTTATAAATCTTATAAATTATGCCTCTTTGGTAACTACTAATGCTGCGCGGCATCGTCATGTTGCTGGAAAATCAAAGGTTCTGTTGGAGTTCGGTTTAAGACGAGCACAG GGACCTGATGGTGCAATAAGTGCCTCAAAATATTGTTTTATGGGAGGTTTTGATGCAACAAG TAATGTGTTGGCTGGAAATTTGTTTGGCATACCACTTCGTGGAACACACTCTCATGCTTTTGTTAGCTCGTACATG AGCCTTGATGAGATCCCTGACAAGGCCCTCAGGAGTAAAGATGGTTCAAGAGTCTGCCAGGATTTTGTTAGTTTAGTGCAAGAATGGCTTCAAAAGATACAG GTAGCAGATTCATTAGGTGGTGTATTTGGTTATACAAATCCAAGTGAGCTGGCAGCATTTGCATCCTATGCGTTGGCTTTTCCAAGCAACTTCCTAGCTCTTGTGGACACATATGAC GTTATGCGAAGTGGTATTCCAAATTTCTGCGCAGTGGCTCTAGCACTACATGATTTAGG GTACAAGGCATCTGGTATTAGATTAGATTCTGGTGATCTGGCCTATTTGTCTATTGAAGCACGAAAAGTGTTTCGTGCTGTAGAGAAGGAGTTTAATGTACCTGGTTTTGGGAAGATGGTCATCACTGCTAGCAATGACTTGAATGAGGAAACCATTGATGCCCTCAACAAGCAG GGTCATGAGGTTGATGCATTTGGGATTGGAACTTATCTTGTAACGTGTTATTCCCAGGCTGCTCTTGGCTGTGTCTTTAAGCTAGTTGAGATCAATAGTAAACCTCGTATTAAACTCTCTGAGGATGTGGCAAAA GTTTCCATTCCGTGCAAAAAGCGATGTTTCAGATTGTACGGGAAAGAAGGCTATCCACTGGTGGACATCATGATTCGTGAAAGTGAACCATCACCTAAG GCAGGAGAACGAATCCTCTGCCGCCATCCGTTCATTGAATCAAAAAGAGCATACGTTGTCCCCCAACATGTTGAGGAGCTTCTTCAGTGCTATTGGCCTGGGAGATCAG ATAAGCCCAGAGCAGAGCTGCCCTCTTTGGACAAGATCAGAAGCCGCTGCATGCAACAGCTTGAAAAGCTGCGGCCTGACCACATCCGGCGGCTAAACCCAACACCCTACAAG GTAAGCGTGAGCGCAAAgctgtacgatttcatccactGCCTATGGCTGAACGAGGCGCCAGTAGGTGAACTGCAGTAG